CTTTGGCCAGCCTGATCCCTTCCCGCTGCCGCTCCAGCATCATTTCCCTTTCAAACTGTGCGATTGATGCCAGCATGGAAAGCATCAGCTTGCCGGTGGGGGTGGAGGTGTCCAGGTTGATGTTCAAGACCTTGAAGGAAACCTTTCTGGCTTCAAGTGACTCTACGATCTCTAACAGGTGTTTGGTGCTGCGGGCTATCCGGTCCAGCTTGCAGACTATTACCGTGTCACCTTCCCGGAGGTGGTCAAGCATTGCCGCCAGCTGTGGGCGGTCTTGCTTCACGCCTGATGCTTTTTCTTTGAAGATCTTATCAACACCAGCACCGTTTAGTTGCTCAAGCTGTGCGGTCAGTTCCTGGCCTTCTGTGCTTACCCGTGCATATCCGATGATTGCCATGATAGTTCCTCTCTGTGCGGTTGCTATCAACAAGTTAAATACTATGTGATAAACCTATCAATAGGGTTAAGGATTGTCAAGGTTTTTCAAAAATCAGCGGTTTCAAAGTTTGTAAGTTGCTGATTTTACATAAACGGAACCTATCACGTTTTTGCTATCAATAGAGCAAGGGCTATTGATAGCGTTTGGGCATGGATATAAAAAGGCGACT
Above is a window of Trichlorobacter lovleyi SZ DNA encoding:
- a CDS encoding recombinase family protein; the encoded protein is MAIIGYARVSTEGQELTAQLEQLNGAGVDKIFKEKASGVKQDRPQLAAMLDHLREGDTVIVCKLDRIARSTKHLLEIVESLEARKVSFKVLNINLDTSTPTGKLMLSMLASIAQFEREMMLERQREGIRLAKDAGRYQGRKATARALSDKALELLAQGKTKQAVADELEIGIASVYRIAKAAKA